A stretch of Gallus gallus isolate bGalGal1 chromosome 2, bGalGal1.mat.broiler.GRCg7b, whole genome shotgun sequence DNA encodes these proteins:
- the SAMD9L gene encoding sterile alpha motif domain-containing protein 9-like isoform X1, translating into MHNILKRMENANTEKKEKLHVYKHIEKWTKEEVKQFLIEDVNIDQKYAEILYSQDVTGSTLKLLTKADLVDMSIPHGPAVQIIHFLKKHGILTESSDQAMGQEGNEQCLDGKEDGKIAKECKKYGSLNSNILQDSEMEPIENKREVKTADENVPEQSLSSSQHPTRNMCMPHPFDNFSDGIRYTQHNILNIPETGPLNLIDPVHEFKLLTNTEGASEENIKMKFSNEVFRFASACMNSRTNGTIHFGVRDNPHGEIEGIKVTKQEAYIDHLNQYIEKYFVGVYIRTAKACIKGPRFVEVLLPNGTPAGTFVIEVDVIPHSSICDAKYFSTKMYDFNSKSWSKAVFIRDGASSKNIEGTKEFKTFTSTLTSLADSRKRAEEEYKLKQKKTTSEGLKLVSLLTGNRDLLDYSYYDYYILVTNKCLPSQTSHLDFLQEIKWFAVLDFDSESEMNGVLKTYQKNLNAKIHFPYHYENKVGSVAEQAEKLNLRQETNWIFCNGGSDLKGNKELPLDPTLWQRDRASEVRKMISFLSHKDVKQSGKFLVVFILLSRVENPLDPFAETFITFYQELKGLEDMVCICIGTGTYQRWKDLLHARGIREDKLSNKCVSNLTLEMVNGTVTRAKSMTKSSRRLLPSVGGSTTLLKKEEDFREALEILCENECRDTGIEKDKEQFKKFMKEREKYFYRGGKVSWWNFYFSSENYTSAFIKRDRYENLENLIVSVSNSANQSPVEIVNLYHHPGCGGTTLAMHILWNLRKQFRCAVLKNKTGDFGTQLTTLVTYGANNNSGYLPVLLLVDDFEDQENVYLLQKEIEEAITEKCILYVNPLVIILNCMRSQNPDESSTINPLNSISLTNSLSYKEQRAFDQKLKDIEKMHQNPDNFYSFMIMKKNFDPKYIEKVVKKTLHNLNIASKPAKLVYYLTLLNSYVGTSTLSISLCEEFLGINSRETGNKDRLIEKMGICSSILMYVQIEEYTRYRGLRIVNQLIAQACLTEFKLTYNLSKSEIILQLLKEDLFYETSLKKDKLIRDIQTLLITRQRKEQGDELDTLFSPLIEAIQREEKSVESVLKEACTRFKKNALICQVLARYFYIKEKKFDLALIWAKEARRRAPHNSYISDTLGRVFKSQLRYWVDRRVKSASLTAEELEHFLDLAQSASQDFRISQQEAENEHNERLQCQKLKSKLQSYNTSGYLGEIETGLYIIDVLMLVPFISKEVLQCRENTIEHLSEISGLNIDSKMFAALKPYSSFINDLQPNLKRAFDFFEDYFVFFKTQMNEKEIAEANIYKKVQECFTKYTEIFCDWNIDQLRSQQFSVCPLTQRIEAYRKMVEASKADSFSGLLAYLHKDHRNDDSEIEDIVYAYAFLCKENSQVTLKEKQNFILANVVLNCINPKSTELHHFEELRIQLLSVLNRVELEPNSYCVEPFFLASLLFWPENTKQLNEDSKKMEHYLIRLSESFRKLYGTVHHSKQPLAHFYLAKGSGLNRFVHKRKIDQLFSSLPEQKLNSLWQKGNIWKEKAVRDLLLPLDGKAEGTTIYVNYGSNEPFKIPVQPALSCLLKNGPNIQRVSFYLGFSIAGLLAYNIQSL; encoded by the exons ATGCATAACATACTGAAAAG aatggaaaatgcaaacactgagaaaaaagagaagctgCATGTATATAAACATATTGAAAAGTGGACAAAAGAAGAAGTCAAACAATTCTTAATTGAAGATGTTAATATCGACCAGAAATATGCAGAAATCCTGTATAGCCAAGATGTAACTGGTTCTACTTTGAAACTGTTGACTAAGGCAGATCTTGTGGATATGAGCATACCTCATGGGCCTGCTGTTCAAATCATTCATTTCCTGAAAAAGCATGGCATTCTCACTGAAAGTTCAGACCAGGCTATGGGACAAGAAGGCAATGAACAGTGTCTTGATGGAAAAGAGGATGGTAAAATTGCAAAGGAGTGCAAGAAATATGGATCATTGAATTCCAATATATTGCAGGATTCTGAAATGGAGCCTATAGAGAACAAAAGAGAGGTAAAGACAGCTGATGAGAACGTACCAGAGCAGTCACTGTCAAGCAGCCAGCACCCAACCAGAAACATGTGTATGCCACATCCTTTTGATAATTTCAGTGATGGTATTCGATATACACAGCATAATATTCTTAACATTCCTGAAACAGGGCCACTCAATCTCATTGATCCAGTACATGAATTCAAATTACTTACCAACACAGAGGGTGCATCAGAAGAGAATATTAAGATGAAATTCAGCAATGAAGTCTTTAGGTTTGCTTCAGCCTGCATGAACTCTCGCACAAATGGCACTATTCATTTTGGAGTGCGTGACAATCCACATGGTGAAATTGAAGGAATAAAAGTTACCAAGCAAGAAGCCTACATTGACCATTTAAATCAATATATTGAAAAGTACTTTGTTGGGGTATACATCAGAACTGCAAAAGCTTGCATTAAAGGACCTAGATTTGTGGAAGTACTATTACCAAACGGAACTCCAGCAGGTACGTTTGTCATTGAAGTAGATGTGATTCCCCACAGCTCCATATGTGATGCAAAATACTTCTCTACTAAAATGTATGATTTCAACAGCAAGAGTTGGAGTAAAGCTGTCTTCATCCGGGATGGAGCTAGTTCTAAAAATATTGAAGGTacaaaagaatttaaaacatttacaagTACTTTGACATCATTAGCAGACTCTCgtaaaagagcagaagaagaatataaattaaagcaaaagaagaCAACATCTGAAGGACTAAAGCTAGTTAGTCTGCTCACTGGCAACAGAGACTTGCTAGATTACTCTTATTATGACTACTACATTTTGGTAACAAACAAATGCCTTCCAAGTCAAACTTCACACTTAGACTttttacaggaaataaaatggttTGCTGTCCTTGACTTTGATTCTGAATCAGAAATGAATGGTGTACTTAAGACTTACCAAAAAAATCTAAATGCCAAAATTCACTTCCCATATCATTATGAGAACAAAGTGGGTTCGGTTGCTGAACAAGCTGAAAAGCTGAATCTGCGTCAGGAGACCAACTGGATTTTCTGCAATGGTGGATCAGACTTAAAAGGCAATAAAGAACTACCATTAGATCCCACTTTGTGGCAACGAGATAGGGCTTCTGAAGTcagaaaaatgatttcatttctttcacacaAGGATGTAAAGCAGAGTGGAAAGTTTTTAGtagtgtttattttgctttcccGAGTCGAAAATCCATTGGATCCCTTTGCTGAGACGTTTATTACATTTTACCAAGAATTAAAGGGACTAGAAGACATGGTCTGCATTTGCATTGGTACAGGTACATACCAGCGATGGAAAGATCTTCTTCATGCTAGAGGTATTAGAGAGGACAAACTTTCAAACAAATGCGTTTCTAATTTAACCTTGGAGATGGTAAATGGTACCGTCACAAGAGCAAAATCAATGACAAAGTCTTCCAGAAGACTTCTGCCCTCTGTTGGTGGTTCTACCACTCTcctaaagaaggaagaagatttCAGAGAAGCATTGGAAATTCTatgtgaaaatgaatgcagggacacagggatagagaaggacaaagaacaatttaaaaaattcatgaaagagagggaaaaatatttttatcgAGGGGGTAAAGTGTCATggtggaatttttatttttcttctgaaaattataCATCAGCTTTTATCAAAAGGGATCGTTACGAAAACCTTGAAAATCTAATTGTGTCTGTGTCAAACAGTGCTAATCAGTCACCTGTAGAAATTGTCAACCTTTACCACCATCCTGGCTGTGGTGGGACAACATTAGCTATGCATATCCTCTGGAACCTCCGAAAGCAATTCAGATGTGCcgttctgaaaaacaaaacaggtgaCTTTGGAACACAGCTGACAACTTTAGTCACCTATGGAGCAAACAACAACAGTGGCTATTTACCAGTATTACTTCTTGTGGATGATTTTGAAGATCAAGAAAACGTCTatcttctgcagaaagaaattgaGGAAGCTATAACAGAAAAGTGCATTCTGTACGTAAATCCTTTAGTGATCATTCTAAACTGTATGAGATCTCAGAATCCTGATGAAAGTTCCACAATCAACCCCTTGAATAGCATTTCTTTGACCAACAGTCTTTCTTATAAAGAGCAGAGAGCCTTTGATCAGAAACTAAAAGATATTGAAAAGATGCATCAAAATCCTGACAATTTCTATTCATTTATgattatgaagaaaaactttGATCCAAAGTACATAGAAAAAGTGGTTAAAAAAACCTTGCATAACTTGAATATAGCCTCTAAACCAGCAAAACTTGTTTACTACCTAACACTGTTAAACTCCTATGTAGGAACATCTACACTTTCAATATCACTATGTGAAGAATTCTTGGGAATTAATTCTCGAGAGACTGGCAACAAAGACAGACTGATAGAAAAAATGGGAATTTGTTCCAGTATTCTAATGTATGTTCAGATAGAGGAATACACAAGATACCGAGGTCTACGTATTGTTAACCAATTGATAGCACAGGCCTGCCTAACAGAATTTAAGCTAACCTATAACTTGTCTAAAAGTGAAATTATATTGCAGTTATTGAAGGAGGATTTATTTTATGAGACTTCATTAAAGAAAGACAAACTTATTCGTGACATACAAACCTTGCTGATTACTAGACAACGCAAAGAACAAGGTGATGAGTTAGACACGTTGTTTTCCCCTTTAATTGAAGCCATTCAAAGAGAAGAGAAGTCTGTGGAAAGTGTGTTAAAAGAAGCTTGCACtagatttaagaaaaatgctCTCATTTGCCAAGTCTTAGCAAGATACttttacataaaagaaaaaaaatttgaCCTGGCATTAATCTGGGCTAAAGAAGCCAGGCGGCGAGCACCACACAATTCATACATATCAGACACACTAGGTCGAGTTTTTAAAAGTCAGTTAAGATACTGGGTAGACCGCAGAGTAAAGAGTGCAAGTTTAACAGCTGAGGAATTGGAACATTTTCTAGATCTTGCTCAAAGTGCTTCACAAGATTTCAGAATATCTCAGCAGGAAGCTGAAAATGAACACAATGAACGTTTGCAGTGTCAAAAGCTTAAAAGTAAGCTTCAAAGTTACAATACTTCTGGTTATCTGGGAGAGATAGAAACTGGTCTTTATATTATTGATGTCCTTATGCTTGTTCCTTTTATCAGCAAAGAAGTCTTGCAGTGTAGAGAAAACACGATAGAGCATCTATCAGAAATCAGTGGTTTAAACATAGATAGTAAAATGTTTGCAGCACTTAAACCTTATTCCAGCTTTATAAATGATTTGCAACCAAATCTGAAAAGGgcatttgatttttttgaagactactttgtgtttttcaaaacacagatgaatgaaaaagaaattgcagaagCAAACATATACAAGAAGGTACAAGAATGCTTTAccaaatacacagaaatattttgtgattGGAATATTGATCAACTGAGAAGTCAACAGTTCTCAGTGTGCCCCTTAACACAGAGAATAGAAGCATACAGAAAGATGGTGGAGGCTTCCAAAGCAGACTCGTTTTCTGGACTTCTGGCATACCTTCACAAAGATCACAGAAATGATGACAGTGAAATAGAAGACATAGTATATGCATATGCATTTTTGTGTAAGGAGAATTCACAAGTAAcgctaaaagaaaaacagaatttcattttggCAAATGTTGTTCTGAACTGCATTAATCCTAAATCCACTGAGTTACATCATTTTGAAGAGCTGAGAATTCAGCTTCTAAGTGTTCTGAACAGAGTGGAACTGGAACCAAATTCATACTGTGTAGAGCCTTTCTTTCTTGCCTCCTTGTTGTTCTGGcctgaaaatacaaaacaactAAATGAAGATTCCAAGAAGATGGAACACTATCTTATACGCCTAAGTGAATCTTTCAGAAAGCTCTATGGAACTGTGCATCATTCCAAGCAACCTCTGGCTCATTTCTATCTTGCAAAAGGCAGTGGTCTGAACAGATTTGTTCACAAAAGAAAGATAGACCAGCTTTTTAGCTCACTTCCAGAACAAAAACTGAATTCCCTCTGGCAGAAAGGAAATATCTGGAAGGAAAAGGCTGTTCGTGATCTTTTGCTTCCTTTAGATGGGAAGGCTGAGGGTACAACTATCTATGTAAACTATGGCAGCAATGAACCCTTTAAGATACCAGTGCAGCCTGCTCTTTCATGCCTACTGAAAAATGGCCCAAATATACAAAGAGTGTCTTTTTACCTTGGTTTTTCTATTGCTGGTCTCCTGGCATACAACATACAAAGTCTATAA
- the SAMD9L gene encoding sterile alpha motif domain-containing protein 9-like isoform X2, giving the protein MENANTEKKEKLHVYKHIEKWTKEEVKQFLIEDVNIDQKYAEILYSQDVTGSTLKLLTKADLVDMSIPHGPAVQIIHFLKKHGILTESSDQAMGQEGNEQCLDGKEDGKIAKECKKYGSLNSNILQDSEMEPIENKREVKTADENVPEQSLSSSQHPTRNMCMPHPFDNFSDGIRYTQHNILNIPETGPLNLIDPVHEFKLLTNTEGASEENIKMKFSNEVFRFASACMNSRTNGTIHFGVRDNPHGEIEGIKVTKQEAYIDHLNQYIEKYFVGVYIRTAKACIKGPRFVEVLLPNGTPAGTFVIEVDVIPHSSICDAKYFSTKMYDFNSKSWSKAVFIRDGASSKNIEGTKEFKTFTSTLTSLADSRKRAEEEYKLKQKKTTSEGLKLVSLLTGNRDLLDYSYYDYYILVTNKCLPSQTSHLDFLQEIKWFAVLDFDSESEMNGVLKTYQKNLNAKIHFPYHYENKVGSVAEQAEKLNLRQETNWIFCNGGSDLKGNKELPLDPTLWQRDRASEVRKMISFLSHKDVKQSGKFLVVFILLSRVENPLDPFAETFITFYQELKGLEDMVCICIGTGTYQRWKDLLHARGIREDKLSNKCVSNLTLEMVNGTVTRAKSMTKSSRRLLPSVGGSTTLLKKEEDFREALEILCENECRDTGIEKDKEQFKKFMKEREKYFYRGGKVSWWNFYFSSENYTSAFIKRDRYENLENLIVSVSNSANQSPVEIVNLYHHPGCGGTTLAMHILWNLRKQFRCAVLKNKTGDFGTQLTTLVTYGANNNSGYLPVLLLVDDFEDQENVYLLQKEIEEAITEKCILYVNPLVIILNCMRSQNPDESSTINPLNSISLTNSLSYKEQRAFDQKLKDIEKMHQNPDNFYSFMIMKKNFDPKYIEKVVKKTLHNLNIASKPAKLVYYLTLLNSYVGTSTLSISLCEEFLGINSRETGNKDRLIEKMGICSSILMYVQIEEYTRYRGLRIVNQLIAQACLTEFKLTYNLSKSEIILQLLKEDLFYETSLKKDKLIRDIQTLLITRQRKEQGDELDTLFSPLIEAIQREEKSVESVLKEACTRFKKNALICQVLARYFYIKEKKFDLALIWAKEARRRAPHNSYISDTLGRVFKSQLRYWVDRRVKSASLTAEELEHFLDLAQSASQDFRISQQEAENEHNERLQCQKLKSKLQSYNTSGYLGEIETGLYIIDVLMLVPFISKEVLQCRENTIEHLSEISGLNIDSKMFAALKPYSSFINDLQPNLKRAFDFFEDYFVFFKTQMNEKEIAEANIYKKVQECFTKYTEIFCDWNIDQLRSQQFSVCPLTQRIEAYRKMVEASKADSFSGLLAYLHKDHRNDDSEIEDIVYAYAFLCKENSQVTLKEKQNFILANVVLNCINPKSTELHHFEELRIQLLSVLNRVELEPNSYCVEPFFLASLLFWPENTKQLNEDSKKMEHYLIRLSESFRKLYGTVHHSKQPLAHFYLAKGSGLNRFVHKRKIDQLFSSLPEQKLNSLWQKGNIWKEKAVRDLLLPLDGKAEGTTIYVNYGSNEPFKIPVQPALSCLLKNGPNIQRVSFYLGFSIAGLLAYNIQSL; this is encoded by the coding sequence atggaaaatgcaaacactgagaaaaaagagaagctgCATGTATATAAACATATTGAAAAGTGGACAAAAGAAGAAGTCAAACAATTCTTAATTGAAGATGTTAATATCGACCAGAAATATGCAGAAATCCTGTATAGCCAAGATGTAACTGGTTCTACTTTGAAACTGTTGACTAAGGCAGATCTTGTGGATATGAGCATACCTCATGGGCCTGCTGTTCAAATCATTCATTTCCTGAAAAAGCATGGCATTCTCACTGAAAGTTCAGACCAGGCTATGGGACAAGAAGGCAATGAACAGTGTCTTGATGGAAAAGAGGATGGTAAAATTGCAAAGGAGTGCAAGAAATATGGATCATTGAATTCCAATATATTGCAGGATTCTGAAATGGAGCCTATAGAGAACAAAAGAGAGGTAAAGACAGCTGATGAGAACGTACCAGAGCAGTCACTGTCAAGCAGCCAGCACCCAACCAGAAACATGTGTATGCCACATCCTTTTGATAATTTCAGTGATGGTATTCGATATACACAGCATAATATTCTTAACATTCCTGAAACAGGGCCACTCAATCTCATTGATCCAGTACATGAATTCAAATTACTTACCAACACAGAGGGTGCATCAGAAGAGAATATTAAGATGAAATTCAGCAATGAAGTCTTTAGGTTTGCTTCAGCCTGCATGAACTCTCGCACAAATGGCACTATTCATTTTGGAGTGCGTGACAATCCACATGGTGAAATTGAAGGAATAAAAGTTACCAAGCAAGAAGCCTACATTGACCATTTAAATCAATATATTGAAAAGTACTTTGTTGGGGTATACATCAGAACTGCAAAAGCTTGCATTAAAGGACCTAGATTTGTGGAAGTACTATTACCAAACGGAACTCCAGCAGGTACGTTTGTCATTGAAGTAGATGTGATTCCCCACAGCTCCATATGTGATGCAAAATACTTCTCTACTAAAATGTATGATTTCAACAGCAAGAGTTGGAGTAAAGCTGTCTTCATCCGGGATGGAGCTAGTTCTAAAAATATTGAAGGTacaaaagaatttaaaacatttacaagTACTTTGACATCATTAGCAGACTCTCgtaaaagagcagaagaagaatataaattaaagcaaaagaagaCAACATCTGAAGGACTAAAGCTAGTTAGTCTGCTCACTGGCAACAGAGACTTGCTAGATTACTCTTATTATGACTACTACATTTTGGTAACAAACAAATGCCTTCCAAGTCAAACTTCACACTTAGACTttttacaggaaataaaatggttTGCTGTCCTTGACTTTGATTCTGAATCAGAAATGAATGGTGTACTTAAGACTTACCAAAAAAATCTAAATGCCAAAATTCACTTCCCATATCATTATGAGAACAAAGTGGGTTCGGTTGCTGAACAAGCTGAAAAGCTGAATCTGCGTCAGGAGACCAACTGGATTTTCTGCAATGGTGGATCAGACTTAAAAGGCAATAAAGAACTACCATTAGATCCCACTTTGTGGCAACGAGATAGGGCTTCTGAAGTcagaaaaatgatttcatttctttcacacaAGGATGTAAAGCAGAGTGGAAAGTTTTTAGtagtgtttattttgctttcccGAGTCGAAAATCCATTGGATCCCTTTGCTGAGACGTTTATTACATTTTACCAAGAATTAAAGGGACTAGAAGACATGGTCTGCATTTGCATTGGTACAGGTACATACCAGCGATGGAAAGATCTTCTTCATGCTAGAGGTATTAGAGAGGACAAACTTTCAAACAAATGCGTTTCTAATTTAACCTTGGAGATGGTAAATGGTACCGTCACAAGAGCAAAATCAATGACAAAGTCTTCCAGAAGACTTCTGCCCTCTGTTGGTGGTTCTACCACTCTcctaaagaaggaagaagatttCAGAGAAGCATTGGAAATTCTatgtgaaaatgaatgcagggacacagggatagagaaggacaaagaacaatttaaaaaattcatgaaagagagggaaaaatatttttatcgAGGGGGTAAAGTGTCATggtggaatttttatttttcttctgaaaattataCATCAGCTTTTATCAAAAGGGATCGTTACGAAAACCTTGAAAATCTAATTGTGTCTGTGTCAAACAGTGCTAATCAGTCACCTGTAGAAATTGTCAACCTTTACCACCATCCTGGCTGTGGTGGGACAACATTAGCTATGCATATCCTCTGGAACCTCCGAAAGCAATTCAGATGTGCcgttctgaaaaacaaaacaggtgaCTTTGGAACACAGCTGACAACTTTAGTCACCTATGGAGCAAACAACAACAGTGGCTATTTACCAGTATTACTTCTTGTGGATGATTTTGAAGATCAAGAAAACGTCTatcttctgcagaaagaaattgaGGAAGCTATAACAGAAAAGTGCATTCTGTACGTAAATCCTTTAGTGATCATTCTAAACTGTATGAGATCTCAGAATCCTGATGAAAGTTCCACAATCAACCCCTTGAATAGCATTTCTTTGACCAACAGTCTTTCTTATAAAGAGCAGAGAGCCTTTGATCAGAAACTAAAAGATATTGAAAAGATGCATCAAAATCCTGACAATTTCTATTCATTTATgattatgaagaaaaactttGATCCAAAGTACATAGAAAAAGTGGTTAAAAAAACCTTGCATAACTTGAATATAGCCTCTAAACCAGCAAAACTTGTTTACTACCTAACACTGTTAAACTCCTATGTAGGAACATCTACACTTTCAATATCACTATGTGAAGAATTCTTGGGAATTAATTCTCGAGAGACTGGCAACAAAGACAGACTGATAGAAAAAATGGGAATTTGTTCCAGTATTCTAATGTATGTTCAGATAGAGGAATACACAAGATACCGAGGTCTACGTATTGTTAACCAATTGATAGCACAGGCCTGCCTAACAGAATTTAAGCTAACCTATAACTTGTCTAAAAGTGAAATTATATTGCAGTTATTGAAGGAGGATTTATTTTATGAGACTTCATTAAAGAAAGACAAACTTATTCGTGACATACAAACCTTGCTGATTACTAGACAACGCAAAGAACAAGGTGATGAGTTAGACACGTTGTTTTCCCCTTTAATTGAAGCCATTCAAAGAGAAGAGAAGTCTGTGGAAAGTGTGTTAAAAGAAGCTTGCACtagatttaagaaaaatgctCTCATTTGCCAAGTCTTAGCAAGATACttttacataaaagaaaaaaaatttgaCCTGGCATTAATCTGGGCTAAAGAAGCCAGGCGGCGAGCACCACACAATTCATACATATCAGACACACTAGGTCGAGTTTTTAAAAGTCAGTTAAGATACTGGGTAGACCGCAGAGTAAAGAGTGCAAGTTTAACAGCTGAGGAATTGGAACATTTTCTAGATCTTGCTCAAAGTGCTTCACAAGATTTCAGAATATCTCAGCAGGAAGCTGAAAATGAACACAATGAACGTTTGCAGTGTCAAAAGCTTAAAAGTAAGCTTCAAAGTTACAATACTTCTGGTTATCTGGGAGAGATAGAAACTGGTCTTTATATTATTGATGTCCTTATGCTTGTTCCTTTTATCAGCAAAGAAGTCTTGCAGTGTAGAGAAAACACGATAGAGCATCTATCAGAAATCAGTGGTTTAAACATAGATAGTAAAATGTTTGCAGCACTTAAACCTTATTCCAGCTTTATAAATGATTTGCAACCAAATCTGAAAAGGgcatttgatttttttgaagactactttgtgtttttcaaaacacagatgaatgaaaaagaaattgcagaagCAAACATATACAAGAAGGTACAAGAATGCTTTAccaaatacacagaaatattttgtgattGGAATATTGATCAACTGAGAAGTCAACAGTTCTCAGTGTGCCCCTTAACACAGAGAATAGAAGCATACAGAAAGATGGTGGAGGCTTCCAAAGCAGACTCGTTTTCTGGACTTCTGGCATACCTTCACAAAGATCACAGAAATGATGACAGTGAAATAGAAGACATAGTATATGCATATGCATTTTTGTGTAAGGAGAATTCACAAGTAAcgctaaaagaaaaacagaatttcattttggCAAATGTTGTTCTGAACTGCATTAATCCTAAATCCACTGAGTTACATCATTTTGAAGAGCTGAGAATTCAGCTTCTAAGTGTTCTGAACAGAGTGGAACTGGAACCAAATTCATACTGTGTAGAGCCTTTCTTTCTTGCCTCCTTGTTGTTCTGGcctgaaaatacaaaacaactAAATGAAGATTCCAAGAAGATGGAACACTATCTTATACGCCTAAGTGAATCTTTCAGAAAGCTCTATGGAACTGTGCATCATTCCAAGCAACCTCTGGCTCATTTCTATCTTGCAAAAGGCAGTGGTCTGAACAGATTTGTTCACAAAAGAAAGATAGACCAGCTTTTTAGCTCACTTCCAGAACAAAAACTGAATTCCCTCTGGCAGAAAGGAAATATCTGGAAGGAAAAGGCTGTTCGTGATCTTTTGCTTCCTTTAGATGGGAAGGCTGAGGGTACAACTATCTATGTAAACTATGGCAGCAATGAACCCTTTAAGATACCAGTGCAGCCTGCTCTTTCATGCCTACTGAAAAATGGCCCAAATATACAAAGAGTGTCTTTTTACCTTGGTTTTTCTATTGCTGGTCTCCTGGCATACAACATACAAAGTCTATAA